Below is a window of 'Nostoc azollae' 0708 DNA.
TGTCCCTCTCAAAACCCCATAGAAGATGTTTGGTTGCAAGGGAAAACTTGGCTGCGACGTTTTTGTGCTTTAATCCCAACATTTTCTCATCTTAAGTGGATGTTTGAGTGGTTCATTCAAAACACTACCTTTGATTTTCCGTCTCTCCAGATGTACGGAGCATTTTCATAAATCAAATACTAGTCCTATACATGATCACAGACAATGGAGTCGGGTTTGCTAAAGCTTATGTCAACAAACTATTTCAAGCATTTCAACGTCTCGATACCGTTGAAGAATTTCCAGGAACAGCTATTGGTTTAGGGACTGTGCAAAGAATTGTTCGTCGTCATGGTGGTGATGTGTGGGCAAATGGAGTGATTGGAGAAAGAGCAACTTTTTATTTCACCCTATAGACTACACCTCTTGCAGAATTAATTTTATGTTATAATGGGCAATT
It encodes the following:
- a CDS encoding ATP-binding protein, yielding MITDNGVGFAKAYVNKLFQAFQRLDTVEEFPGTAIGLGTVQRIVRRHGGDVWANGVIGERATFYFTL